In Streptomyces capitiformicae, one genomic interval encodes:
- the mraY gene encoding phospho-N-acetylmuramoyl-pentapeptide-transferase has protein sequence MNQILFAGAIGLFLTLIGTPLLIKLLARKGYGQFIRDDGPRGHHGKRGTPTMGGIAFILATLVAYAATKVVTGESPTFPGVLVLFLMAGMGAVGFLDDYIKIVKRRSLGLRAGAKMAGQLIVGVMFALLAIRFADDRGQTPASLKLSFVTDFGWTIGPVLFVVWALFMILAMSNGVNLTDGLDGLATGASVMVFGGYTFIGLWQFQNSCANAMELTNPASCMEVRDPLDLAVVAAALMGACFGFLWWNTSPAKIFMGDTGSLALGGALAGLAICSRTELLLAVLGGLFVLITLSVVIQVGSFKLTGKRVFRMAPLQHHFELKGWSEVLVVVRFWTIQGICVILGLGLFYAGWAAG, from the coding sequence ATGAACCAGATCCTGTTCGCCGGGGCCATAGGCCTGTTCCTGACCCTCATCGGCACTCCGCTTCTGATCAAGTTGTTGGCCCGCAAGGGCTACGGGCAGTTCATCCGCGACGACGGCCCCCGCGGCCACCACGGCAAGCGCGGCACCCCCACCATGGGCGGGATCGCCTTCATCCTGGCCACCCTCGTCGCGTACGCCGCGACCAAGGTCGTCACCGGGGAGAGCCCGACGTTTCCCGGGGTGCTGGTGCTGTTCCTGATGGCGGGCATGGGTGCCGTCGGATTCCTCGACGACTACATCAAAATCGTCAAGCGGCGTTCGCTGGGGCTGCGGGCCGGGGCGAAAATGGCCGGCCAGCTGATCGTCGGCGTCATGTTCGCCCTGCTGGCCATCCGGTTCGCGGACGACCGCGGCCAGACACCGGCCTCGCTGAAGCTGTCCTTCGTCACCGACTTCGGCTGGACCATCGGGCCGGTCCTGTTCGTCGTATGGGCCCTGTTCATGATCCTCGCCATGTCGAACGGCGTGAACCTGACCGACGGTCTGGACGGCCTGGCGACCGGCGCGTCGGTCATGGTCTTCGGCGGCTACACCTTCATCGGCCTGTGGCAGTTCCAGAACTCCTGCGCCAACGCCATGGAACTCACCAACCCCGCCTCCTGCATGGAGGTACGCGACCCGCTCGACCTCGCCGTCGTCGCCGCCGCGCTGATGGGCGCCTGCTTCGGATTCCTCTGGTGGAACACCTCACCCGCCAAGATATTCATGGGCGACACCGGCTCCCTCGCCCTCGGCGGCGCCCTCGCGGGCCTGGCCATCTGCTCCCGCACCGAGCTGCTGCTCGCGGTGCTGGGTGGGCTCTTCGTCCTGATCACCCTGTCCGTGGTCATCCAGGTCGGCTCGTTCAAGCTCACCGGCAAGCGCGTCTTCCGCATGGCCCCGCTCCAGCACCACTTCGAACTCAAGGGCTGGTCCGAAGTTCTCGTCGTGGTCCGCTTCTGGACCATCCAGGGCATCTGCGTGATCCTCGGCCTCGGCCTTTTCTACGCGGGCTGGGCAGCGGGCTGA
- a CDS encoding DUF6624 domain-containing protein, whose product MEHTSHAAPHEQALAAELVCRAEDERRLAQEARSAPTTQARGRIAECRAGNADALRAIVARHGWPTADLVGEPASTAALMILLHSPELGFQLTCRDLIAEAVADGRCPAVHHAYIADHCAVELGQPQFYGTRINPATLFPYPIRNPETVDDRRHDVGLGPLTEHLRAVRSGLGASGGL is encoded by the coding sequence ATGGAACACACATCCCACGCGGCGCCTCACGAACAGGCCCTCGCCGCCGAGTTGGTTTGCCGGGCCGAGGACGAGCGGCGGCTGGCCCAGGAGGCGCGGTCGGCCCCCACCACTCAGGCCCGCGGCCGTATCGCCGAGTGCCGCGCCGGCAACGCGGACGCTCTCCGGGCGATCGTCGCCCGCCATGGCTGGCCCACCGCCGACCTGGTCGGTGAGCCCGCCTCCACCGCGGCCCTCATGATCCTCCTGCACTCCCCCGAGCTCGGCTTCCAGCTCACCTGCCGCGATCTGATCGCCGAGGCCGTGGCGGACGGCCGCTGCCCTGCCGTGCACCATGCCTACATCGCCGACCACTGCGCCGTCGAACTGGGCCAGCCGCAGTTCTACGGCACCCGCATCAACCCCGCCACGCTCTTCCCGTACCCGATCCGCAACCCCGAGACGGTGGACGACCGCCGTCACGACGTGGGACTCGGCCCGCTGACGGAGCATCTGCGGGCGGTGCGGAGCGGGTTGGGGGCGAGTGGAGGGCTGTGA
- a CDS encoding ATP-binding protein: protein MISLRRSRLFQMAVPAHPSCAAGVRRTVAAHLTLWGLTTILDDVVLATDELFTNAVRHTGSGPTDTIAVSLECLEHELRVTLADPSPTLPLPRTVDGAAESGRGLSIVAALADDWGTDPPDPGDVGKKVWFSLTVREPT, encoded by the coding sequence TTGATCTCGCTCAGGCGGTCCCGCCTCTTCCAGATGGCGGTGCCCGCGCACCCCTCGTGCGCCGCCGGGGTGCGGCGCACGGTGGCCGCGCATCTCACGCTCTGGGGGCTCACCACGATCCTCGACGATGTCGTGCTCGCCACGGACGAGTTGTTCACCAACGCGGTCCGGCACACGGGCTCCGGTCCCACCGACACCATCGCCGTCAGCCTCGAATGCCTCGAGCACGAACTGCGGGTGACACTCGCCGACCCCTCGCCCACGCTTCCGCTGCCTCGGACGGTGGACGGGGCCGCCGAGTCAGGACGGGGGCTGTCCATCGTCGCCGCGTTGGCCGACGACTGGGGCACGGATCCGCCGGATCCCGGGGACGTGGGCAAGAAGGTGTGGTTCTCGCTCACCGTCCGGGAGCCGACGTGA
- a CDS encoding cytochrome P450, with translation MHCTRVKEPLGPPFLTELGTGTPVWVVQRHEDVRQLLTDPRLNRAHLYAPGAPALTLYPNLLDNPAILNNLDGPEHRRLRRTVGRAFTPRALARWRPWISSVVDDLIDRLIESDRPTDLVDGFVRSLPIAVFSRLMDLDDLDRERLAYWGDHAFATTAFAPQEVQKAMEDFINFGIGLVAQRRAEPGEDLVSSLIQAADEDGEVTELHIVSLVILLVMAGHEVSTTVFGNTMVYLLTDGRDTWHELGKNEAVVPAAVDQLLRGIAISDRDVLPGFLRRAVEDVEIGGVLIPAGSVVAADTVMANLDPEVYPEDWRAEPFTPPATPHLAFGAGPHYCLGAWLAKMEMELALHRLPKRLPGLKLAVAPEAIDWRRGLLTRSPQTLPVTW, from the coding sequence ATGCACTGCACTCGCGTCAAGGAACCGCTCGGCCCGCCCTTCCTCACCGAGTTGGGCACGGGAACACCGGTGTGGGTGGTCCAGCGCCACGAGGACGTACGTCAGTTGCTGACTGATCCTCGGTTGAACCGAGCCCACCTCTACGCTCCCGGCGCACCCGCGCTCACCCTCTACCCGAACCTGCTGGACAACCCCGCCATCCTGAACAACCTGGACGGCCCGGAGCACCGGCGGCTGCGCCGCACCGTAGGCAGAGCGTTCACACCGCGCGCCCTCGCCCGCTGGCGCCCCTGGATTTCCTCGGTGGTCGACGACCTGATCGACCGGCTCATCGAGAGTGACCGGCCGACAGACCTTGTTGACGGCTTCGTCCGCTCGCTCCCCATCGCGGTGTTCAGCCGTCTGATGGATCTCGACGATCTCGACCGCGAGCGCCTGGCCTACTGGGGTGACCATGCCTTCGCCACCACGGCGTTTGCGCCGCAGGAGGTCCAGAAGGCGATGGAGGACTTCATAAACTTCGGCATCGGCTTGGTGGCCCAGCGACGTGCCGAACCCGGCGAGGATTTGGTCAGCTCGCTCATCCAAGCTGCCGACGAGGACGGCGAGGTGACGGAGCTGCACATCGTCTCTCTCGTCATCCTGCTGGTGATGGCAGGCCATGAGGTCTCGACGACCGTGTTCGGCAATACCATGGTCTATCTGCTCACCGACGGCCGTGATACCTGGCATGAGCTGGGAAAGAACGAGGCTGTGGTCCCGGCTGCGGTCGATCAGCTGTTACGCGGTATCGCGATCAGCGACCGCGACGTACTCCCGGGATTCCTGCGCCGGGCGGTGGAGGACGTGGAGATCGGTGGGGTACTGATCCCGGCGGGGAGCGTGGTCGCGGCCGATACGGTCATGGCCAACCTGGACCCGGAGGTCTATCCGGAGGACTGGCGTGCCGAACCCTTCACTCCGCCGGCCACCCCTCATCTGGCCTTTGGCGCCGGTCCGCACTACTGCCTGGGAGCCTGGCTGGCGAAGATGGAGATGGAGTTGGCCCTGCACCGGCTGCCCAAGCGCCTGCCCGGGTTGAAGCTGGCCGTGGCCCCCGAGGCGATCGACTGGCGGCGGGGCCTGCTCACGCGCAGCCCACAGACCCTCCCGGTCACCTGGTGA
- a CDS encoding cytochrome P450, giving the protein MARQTGSTTRGDVPDGGRSAELGWPELRRIPHPPYRIPVLGDILGASQRTPLLSTMKYAGLGPIFRCKVFRKEFVFVWGAELAADIADETRFGKHIGLGIASLRAVGGDALFTAYDHEPNWRLAHDVLTPGFSREAMAVYHPMMLDATDRLTAHWDRELAAGGPVDVLGDMTKLTLEIIARTGFGHDFGLFELDRPHPFVTAMIGTLTYAQYLNSTPFPGLAKGAARRNEADIAYLNRTVDDIVRARRDAGGGNGDLLDRMLDTPHPETGERLSAENVRRQILTFLAAGYDTTSGTLSFALHYLSANPEIAARAREEVDRVWGDTAVPAYDQVAKLRYVRKVVDETLRLWPTAPVLMREARQDTALCGEHPMRRGAWALLLTPLLHRDPGVWGADAERFDPGRFDAAAVRARPAHTYKPFGTGARACIARQFALHEAMLVLGLLLRRYELRPDPGYRLSVAERMTLIPEGLRIRLDRRQTPPVPTRTTVPDEDMPESRCPVHPTDG; this is encoded by the coding sequence ATGGCGAGGCAGACCGGCAGCACCACACGGGGGGACGTGCCCGACGGGGGACGCAGCGCCGAGCTGGGCTGGCCCGAGTTGCGTCGCATCCCCCATCCGCCGTACCGGATACCGGTGCTCGGTGACATCCTCGGGGCGAGTCAGCGCACTCCTTTGCTGAGCACCATGAAGTACGCCGGCCTGGGACCGATCTTCCGTTGCAAGGTGTTCCGCAAGGAGTTCGTGTTCGTGTGGGGGGCCGAACTTGCTGCGGACATCGCGGACGAGACACGGTTCGGCAAGCACATAGGGCTGGGGATCGCCAGCCTGCGGGCAGTGGGCGGAGACGCTCTGTTCACAGCGTACGACCACGAACCGAACTGGCGGCTGGCACACGACGTGCTGACGCCCGGGTTCAGCCGGGAGGCCATGGCGGTCTACCACCCGATGATGCTGGACGCCACCGACCGGCTGACCGCTCACTGGGACAGGGAGCTGGCCGCGGGCGGGCCGGTGGATGTGCTCGGGGACATGACCAAGCTGACTCTGGAGATCATCGCGCGCACCGGATTCGGGCATGACTTCGGCTTGTTCGAACTGGACCGTCCTCATCCATTCGTGACTGCGATGATCGGAACACTCACCTACGCCCAGTATCTCAACAGCACTCCGTTCCCGGGGCTGGCAAAGGGTGCCGCACGACGTAACGAGGCCGACATCGCCTACCTCAACCGCACCGTCGACGACATCGTTCGGGCCCGGCGCGACGCCGGCGGCGGGAACGGGGACCTGCTCGACCGGATGCTCGACACGCCCCACCCCGAGACCGGTGAGCGGCTCTCCGCCGAGAACGTGCGCCGGCAGATCCTCACCTTCCTCGCCGCCGGTTACGACACCACCTCAGGTACCCTCTCCTTCGCCCTGCACTACCTGTCCGCCAACCCGGAGATTGCGGCCCGAGCCCGGGAGGAGGTGGACCGGGTCTGGGGGGACACGGCGGTTCCGGCATACGACCAGGTGGCCAAGTTGCGCTATGTGCGCAAGGTGGTGGACGAGACACTGCGACTGTGGCCGACGGCGCCCGTTCTGATGCGGGAGGCCCGGCAGGACACGGCGCTCTGCGGTGAGCATCCGATGCGGCGCGGTGCCTGGGCGCTGCTGCTCACACCATTGCTGCACCGCGACCCCGGGGTTTGGGGCGCAGACGCGGAGCGGTTCGATCCGGGCCGGTTCGACGCGGCGGCCGTGCGCGCGCGTCCCGCGCACACCTACAAGCCGTTCGGTACGGGGGCTCGGGCCTGCATCGCACGCCAGTTCGCGCTCCACGAGGCCATGCTGGTGCTCGGACTGCTGCTGCGCCGCTACGAGCTGCGGCCCGACCCGGGGTACCGGTTGAGCGTCGCCGAGCGGATGACGCTGATTCCGGAGGGGCTGCGGATCCGTCTGGACCGGCGGCAAACGCCCCCTGTCCCCACCCGGACGACCGTGCCGGACGAGGACATGCCAGAATCCCGCTGTCCAGTGCATCCCACGGATGGCTGA